In Streptomyces sclerotialus, one genomic interval encodes:
- a CDS encoding ROK family transcriptional regulator → MPDTTARPGRTASRTAPRVRSRTASPRTARAINDRLALQHLESAGPLTAHQLKERTGLSRPTVSDLVDRLRAAGLIAVVGEAGADRRGPNARLYGIVADRAHLAGIDVRTHGVTVAVADLLGAVRAQESVPVPEDAAPEAAVTAAYGALDRALARAGGVRAHTVAVGAPGLIDPATGRLTGTGTLPSWHGALVAGLRDRLEAPLLLENEVNLAAIAERRDGAARDRDTFVLLWLGHGVGAAVVLDDRLRRGASGGTGEIGFLPVPGTPALPGAAGCDGGFHSLAASGAIVRLAGEYGFAAAPDGAEQGTGADAPAAERVVRAAVAAGPAGADFLDALARRIAVGVTAVSAVLDPGCVVLGGEIGQAGGAALATRVAARAAGMSPLHTEVRAGTVGGGAVLRGAVLAAKDAAQDDLFTPDAAAH, encoded by the coding sequence ATGCCAGACACCACCGCGCGCCCGGGCCGTACGGCATCGCGTACCGCGCCCCGGGTCCGGTCCCGTACGGCGTCACCGCGCACCGCGCGGGCCATCAACGACCGCCTCGCGCTCCAGCACCTCGAATCCGCGGGCCCCTTGACGGCACATCAGCTCAAGGAACGGACCGGACTGTCCCGGCCGACGGTGTCCGACCTCGTCGACCGGCTGCGCGCCGCCGGGCTGATCGCGGTCGTCGGCGAGGCGGGCGCCGACCGCCGCGGCCCCAACGCCCGGCTCTACGGCATCGTCGCCGACCGCGCCCACCTCGCCGGGATCGACGTCCGCACGCACGGCGTCACCGTCGCCGTCGCCGACCTGCTCGGCGCCGTCCGCGCACAGGAATCCGTCCCGGTCCCCGAGGACGCGGCACCCGAGGCCGCGGTGACCGCCGCGTACGGCGCGCTGGACCGGGCGCTGGCCCGCGCGGGCGGGGTACGGGCGCACACCGTCGCGGTCGGCGCACCCGGTCTCATCGACCCCGCCACCGGACGGCTGACCGGCACCGGAACGCTGCCCTCCTGGCACGGCGCGCTGGTCGCCGGACTGCGCGACCGGCTCGAAGCGCCGCTGCTCCTGGAGAACGAGGTCAACCTCGCCGCCATCGCCGAACGGCGGGACGGCGCGGCCCGGGACCGCGACACCTTCGTCCTGCTGTGGCTCGGCCACGGGGTGGGCGCCGCGGTGGTACTGGACGACCGGCTGCGCCGCGGCGCCTCCGGGGGCACCGGCGAGATCGGCTTCCTGCCCGTGCCCGGCACGCCGGCCCTGCCCGGTGCCGCGGGCTGCGACGGCGGCTTCCACTCGCTGGCCGCCTCCGGCGCGATCGTGCGACTGGCGGGGGAGTACGGGTTCGCCGCCGCGCCGGACGGCGCCGAGCAGGGCACGGGAGCCGACGCGCCGGCCGCCGAGCGCGTCGTCCGCGCCGCGGTGGCCGCCGGGCCCGCCGGAGCGGACTTCCTCGACGCGCTCGCGCGGCGGATAGCCGTGGGGGTGACCGCGGTGTCCGCCGTGCTCGACCCCGGCTGCGTCGTGCTCGGCGGCGAGATCGGCCAGGCCGGCGGCGCCGCGCTCGCCACGAGGGTGGCCGCCCGGGCGGCCGGGATGTCACCGCTGCACACCGAGGTACGGGCGGGCACGGTCGGCGGTGGCGCCGTACTCCGCGGTGCCGTGCTCGCCGCCAAGGACGCGGCTCAGGACGACCTCTTCACCCCGGACGCCGCAGCACACTGA
- a CDS encoding LLM class F420-dependent oxidoreductase: MTVRLGLGLPQMRQYDLGRDVPDVARTAEQIGYESLWVFERVLFPEPATQGLYGIPGLPWPDQYRSVADPLVTLTLAAAATERARLGTSVLIAPLHVPFQLARSLASLDAASGGRVVAGLGTGWSLDEYAAASVAPFEKRGKVLDELLDVCRAVWGPDPVAYEGELTTITPSVVGPKPARPIPVLLPANSPRALRRLVDRADGWMPVGMGAEKLAEQWRQVRELAAERGREAPFQNVLRVNTQHTAKAYDGKDRAPFQGSVAQIVEDLAAHAEVGVEEILVELQGPARDAEELKDLAAEVFEAARAAGI; this comes from the coding sequence ATGACTGTCCGACTCGGCCTGGGCCTCCCGCAGATGCGCCAGTACGACCTCGGCCGCGACGTGCCGGACGTGGCGCGCACCGCCGAGCAGATCGGGTACGAGAGCCTCTGGGTCTTCGAGCGCGTGCTCTTCCCCGAGCCCGCGACCCAGGGGCTGTACGGCATACCGGGCCTGCCCTGGCCGGACCAGTACCGCTCGGTGGCCGACCCGCTGGTGACGCTGACGCTGGCCGCCGCGGCGACGGAGCGGGCCCGGCTGGGCACGAGCGTGTTGATCGCCCCGCTGCACGTGCCCTTCCAGCTGGCCCGGAGCCTGGCTTCGCTGGACGCGGCGAGCGGCGGCCGGGTAGTCGCCGGACTCGGCACGGGCTGGTCCCTGGACGAGTACGCGGCGGCTTCGGTGGCCCCGTTCGAGAAGCGCGGCAAGGTGCTCGACGAGCTGCTGGACGTGTGCCGGGCCGTGTGGGGCCCGGACCCGGTGGCGTACGAGGGCGAGCTGACCACGATCACCCCGTCCGTGGTCGGTCCCAAGCCGGCCCGGCCGATCCCGGTGCTGCTGCCCGCCAACAGCCCCCGCGCGCTGCGCCGCCTGGTGGACCGGGCCGACGGCTGGATGCCGGTGGGCATGGGCGCGGAGAAGCTGGCCGAGCAGTGGCGGCAGGTGCGGGAGCTGGCTGCCGAGCGTGGCCGCGAGGCCCCGTTCCAGAACGTGCTGCGGGTGAACACCCAGCACACGGCCAAGGCGTACGACGGCAAGGACCGCGCTCCCTTCCAGGGCAGCGTCGCGCAGATCGTCGAGGATCTGGCGGCCCATGCCGAGGTGGGTGTCGAGGAGATACTGGTCGAGCTGCAAGGCCCGGCCCGGGACGCGGAGGAGCTGAAGGATCTGGCGGCGGAGGTGTTCGAAGCGGCGCGCGCGGCCGGTATATGA
- a CDS encoding uracil-xanthine permease family protein: protein MGLGVRWTLHGDGRTPAPGAVVRPDERLSWPRTAGLGAQHVVAMFGASFVAPVLMGLDPNLAIMMSGVATMIFLLATRGRVPSYLGCSLSFVGVAAVIRAQGGTSATVTGAVLVVGAVLFLIGLAVQRFGARIIHAAMPPVVTGAVVMLIGFNLAPVTASTYWPQDQWVALLTMLFTGLAVVCLRGFWSRIAIFLGLVFGYLVSWLFDLVFGMIHSQNGAGKVTDHWRLDFSAVAQADWVGLPSFHGPSFQWSAVLVALPVVIALVAENAGHVKAVGEMTGDPLDDKLGTAISADGAASVLSTALGGPPNTTYSENIGVMAATRVYSTAAYWAAACFALLFGLCPKFGAVVAAIPGGVLGGITVILYGMIGLLGAQIWVHNKVDLRNPLNLVPVAAGIIIGVGGVSLKISDNFELGGIALGTIVVLSGYHVLRALAPAHLKTQQPLLDEGTSAYDEESRGK from the coding sequence ATGGGCCTCGGCGTGCGCTGGACCCTCCACGGAGACGGGCGCACCCCCGCGCCGGGAGCCGTGGTCAGACCCGACGAACGGCTGTCCTGGCCGCGTACCGCCGGCCTCGGCGCGCAGCACGTGGTGGCGATGTTCGGTGCGTCGTTCGTGGCGCCGGTCCTCATGGGCCTGGACCCGAACCTCGCGATCATGATGTCCGGCGTCGCGACGATGATCTTCCTGCTCGCGACCCGCGGACGGGTGCCGTCCTACCTCGGGTGCAGCCTCTCCTTCGTGGGCGTCGCGGCCGTCATCCGGGCCCAGGGCGGTACGAGCGCCACGGTCACCGGCGCGGTCCTCGTGGTCGGCGCGGTGCTCTTCCTCATCGGGCTCGCCGTGCAGCGCTTCGGGGCGCGCATCATCCACGCGGCGATGCCGCCGGTCGTCACCGGTGCCGTCGTCATGCTGATCGGCTTCAACCTCGCCCCCGTGACCGCGAGCACCTACTGGCCGCAGGACCAGTGGGTGGCGCTGCTGACCATGCTGTTCACCGGGCTGGCCGTGGTCTGCCTGCGCGGCTTCTGGTCGCGTATCGCGATCTTCCTCGGGCTGGTCTTCGGGTACCTCGTCTCCTGGCTCTTCGACCTGGTCTTCGGGATGATCCACTCGCAGAACGGCGCCGGGAAGGTCACCGACCACTGGCGGCTGGACTTCTCCGCCGTCGCCCAGGCCGACTGGGTGGGCCTGCCGTCCTTCCACGGACCCAGCTTCCAGTGGTCCGCGGTCCTGGTCGCGCTGCCCGTCGTGATCGCGCTGGTCGCCGAGAACGCCGGACACGTCAAGGCGGTCGGCGAGATGACCGGCGACCCGCTGGACGACAAGCTCGGCACCGCGATCTCCGCCGACGGCGCCGCCTCCGTGCTCTCCACCGCGCTCGGCGGCCCGCCCAACACCACGTACTCCGAGAACATCGGCGTCATGGCGGCCACCCGCGTCTACTCCACCGCCGCCTACTGGGCCGCCGCCTGCTTCGCCCTCCTCTTCGGGCTCTGCCCGAAGTTCGGCGCGGTCGTCGCCGCGATCCCGGGCGGGGTGCTGGGCGGCATCACGGTCATCCTGTACGGCATGATCGGCCTGCTCGGCGCGCAGATCTGGGTCCACAACAAGGTCGACCTGCGCAATCCGCTGAACCTCGTCCCCGTGGCCGCGGGCATCATCATCGGCGTCGGCGGCGTCAGCCTGAAGATCTCCGACAACTTCGAGCTGGGCGGGATCGCGCTGGGCACGATCGTCGTCCTCTCCGGCTACCACGTGCTGCGGGCGCTGGCCCCGGCACACCTCAAGACGCAGCAGCCGCTGCTGGACGAGGGCACGTCGGCGTACGACGAGGAGTCGCGGGGCAAGTAA
- a CDS encoding SDR family oxidoreductase yields MTTFLVTGGTGTLGRVVVDRLLADGHTVRVLSRRPHTRTEHPRLRSYAVDLRNGVGLADATAGTDVIVHCASTPSGGDLDSAGQLVDAARTAGVRHLVYISIVGVDRVPLRYYRTKREVERLLAESDVPWTVLRTTQFHDLVLRLVKAGARSPVLPAPAGVRVQPVDVREVGARLVELAYGEPAGHVPEMGGPEVFTARELIGLTLRAGDRRRLALPLRLPGATYRALRAGGNLAPEHAVGKIRYADFLAERGGRVPGLRAVDSGGATDG; encoded by the coding sequence ATGACGACGTTTCTGGTGACCGGCGGCACGGGCACCCTGGGGCGGGTCGTGGTGGACCGGCTGCTGGCCGACGGGCACACCGTGCGGGTGCTCAGCCGCCGGCCGCACACCCGCACGGAACATCCCAGGCTGCGCTCGTACGCCGTGGACCTGCGCAACGGTGTCGGGCTCGCCGACGCGACGGCCGGCACCGACGTGATCGTGCACTGCGCGTCGACGCCGTCCGGGGGTGACCTGGATTCGGCCGGACAATTGGTGGACGCGGCGCGGACGGCAGGCGTACGGCATCTGGTGTACATCTCCATCGTCGGCGTGGACCGTGTGCCGTTGCGCTACTACCGCACCAAGCGCGAGGTCGAGCGGCTGCTGGCGGAGTCGGACGTGCCGTGGACGGTGCTGCGCACGACGCAGTTCCACGATCTGGTGCTGCGGCTGGTGAAGGCCGGCGCGCGGTCGCCGGTGCTGCCGGCCCCGGCGGGCGTACGGGTCCAGCCCGTCGACGTCCGCGAGGTGGGCGCGCGGCTGGTGGAGCTGGCGTACGGGGAGCCGGCCGGGCACGTCCCGGAGATGGGCGGCCCCGAGGTGTTCACCGCCCGCGAGCTGATCGGCCTCACCCTGCGCGCGGGTGACCGCCGCCGCCTCGCGCTGCCGCTGCGGCTCCCCGGCGCCACGTACCGGGCGCTGCGGGCGGGCGGGAACCTCGCACCGGAGCACGCGGTGGGCAAGATCCGCTATGCGGACTTCCTGGCCGAGCGCGGCGGGCGCGTACCGGGGCTGCGGGCGGTGGACAGCGGCGGGGCCACGGACGGCTGA
- a CDS encoding ATP-binding protein: MTPGAGQDGNGSRSTSGPDFRALFDATPSACLVLDVDLRIVEVNRAYLTATVTRRQALLGRPLFEVFPDNPAFPAADGVRNLARSLHTVLATGRPDTMALQRYDIPAGPDGAFEERYWSPVNAPVHDGTGTLTHIIHRVEDVTEFVRLRRTASRRQRTAAEQHERVERMEGELLARSIEVQEANQGLRQANEALTTAGAALREQQEAKDLFIATLSHELRNPLAALQAAGELLALDIPDSHPALTVLQRQITHMTRMTDDLLDATRALTGRLQLARERLDLRSVVTTAAEDMLPEYTRTRRRLLVVVPSGPVPVEGDRVRLTQMTANLLSNGRKYTRPNGTVELELETAAGSGGTDAGHALLTVRDDGIGFAPATAGTLFEAFVRAAPAADTTTGGLGLGLPIVRGIAELHGGTVEAHSDGPDSGAHFRVRLPLASPAPPPARRSGEPAAAGRRPPLRVLVIEDNADLAATYRTLLERNGDHVTVCHTGRAGLAAADAAPFDLVLSDLALPDVHGHDVARRLRETLPADRTRLVAVSGFSRRADREGSARAGFDAHLAKPLTLTALERLLARWAGDPSPWPRGAAGTDPS; encoded by the coding sequence ATGACCCCAGGGGCGGGCCAGGACGGCAACGGCAGCCGTAGCACGTCCGGGCCGGACTTCCGCGCACTGTTCGACGCGACGCCGTCGGCCTGCCTGGTTCTGGACGTCGATCTGCGCATCGTCGAGGTCAACCGGGCGTACCTGACGGCCACGGTCACCCGGCGGCAGGCCCTCCTCGGCCGCCCGCTGTTCGAGGTCTTCCCCGACAACCCGGCGTTCCCGGCCGCGGACGGCGTACGGAACCTGGCCCGGTCCCTGCACACCGTGCTCGCCACCGGCCGGCCCGACACCATGGCGCTGCAGCGCTACGACATCCCGGCCGGCCCGGACGGCGCCTTCGAGGAGCGGTACTGGAGTCCGGTGAACGCCCCGGTGCACGACGGCACCGGCACCCTCACCCACATCATCCACCGGGTCGAGGACGTCACCGAGTTCGTACGGCTGCGCCGCACCGCGAGCCGACGGCAGCGGACCGCCGCCGAGCAGCACGAGCGCGTGGAACGGATGGAGGGCGAACTGCTCGCCCGCAGCATCGAGGTGCAGGAGGCCAACCAGGGGCTGCGGCAGGCCAACGAGGCGCTGACCACCGCCGGGGCCGCGCTGCGTGAGCAGCAGGAGGCCAAGGACCTCTTCATCGCCACCCTGTCGCACGAACTGCGCAATCCGCTGGCCGCGCTCCAGGCGGCCGGCGAGCTGCTCGCCCTGGACATCCCCGACAGCCACCCGGCGCTGACCGTCCTGCAACGGCAGATCACACACATGACGCGGATGACCGACGACCTGCTGGACGCGACCAGGGCGCTGACCGGCCGGCTGCAACTGGCCCGCGAACGGCTCGACCTGCGCTCCGTGGTCACCACCGCAGCCGAGGACATGCTGCCCGAATACACCCGGACGCGGCGCAGGCTGCTGGTCGTCGTACCGTCCGGGCCGGTGCCCGTCGAGGGGGACCGCGTCCGGCTGACGCAGATGACCGCCAATCTGCTCAGCAACGGCCGCAAGTACACCCGGCCGAACGGAACGGTCGAACTCGAACTGGAGACGGCGGCCGGCTCCGGCGGCACGGACGCCGGACACGCCCTGCTGACCGTGCGCGACGACGGCATCGGTTTCGCTCCGGCCACCGCCGGCACCCTCTTCGAGGCCTTCGTCCGGGCCGCCCCGGCCGCCGACACCACGACCGGCGGGCTCGGACTGGGCCTGCCGATCGTCCGCGGCATCGCCGAACTGCACGGCGGCACCGTGGAGGCGCACAGCGACGGCCCGGACAGCGGCGCGCACTTCCGCGTCCGCCTTCCGCTGGCCTCCCCCGCGCCGCCGCCCGCCCGCCGGTCCGGAGAGCCGGCGGCGGCCGGACGCCGCCCGCCGCTGCGCGTCCTGGTGATCGAGGACAACGCCGATCTGGCCGCCACCTACCGCACCCTGCTGGAACGCAACGGCGACCACGTGACGGTGTGCCATACCGGCCGTGCGGGGCTCGCCGCCGCCGACGCCGCCCCCTTCGACCTGGTCCTGAGCGATCTGGCACTGCCCGACGTGCACGGCCACGACGTCGCCCGCCGGCTGCGCGAGACGCTGCCGGCCGACCGCACCCGGCTGGTCGCCGTGTCCGGCTTCAGCCGGCGGGCCGACCGGGAAGGGTCGGCCCGGGCCGGATTCGACGCCCACCTGGCCAAGCCGCTGACCCTCACGGCCCTGGAGCGCCTCCTGGCCCGCTGGGCCGGCGATCCGTCCCCGTGGCCGCGGGGCGCGGCCGGTACCGACCCGTCGTGA
- a CDS encoding response regulator transcription factor, with protein MVALIEDESDLLTLSRAYLEREGFAVLTALDARSGRAVLHGAAVDLVVLDLGLPDGNGLDLLRGVRAADGPPVIIVTGRGEETDRVLGLELGADDYVVKPFSQRELAARIRAVLRRAAPRQDRPSAERPPVLTLGDLVVDTGARQVRSVGGPIAFTPREYALLEFLAASPGQTFSPGQLLDHLWQGADWQDPATVTEHIYRVRRKLLAAGVGAPHITTVRGFGYRLDVASEPYPRHPRTEHEVNRHDPRGGPGRQRQP; from the coding sequence GTGGTCGCGCTGATCGAGGACGAGTCCGACCTCCTCACGTTGTCCCGGGCGTACCTGGAGCGCGAGGGGTTCGCCGTGCTGACCGCGCTCGACGCGCGGTCGGGACGTGCGGTGCTGCACGGCGCAGCGGTCGATCTGGTGGTGCTGGACCTGGGGCTGCCGGACGGCAACGGCCTGGACCTGCTGCGCGGGGTACGCGCCGCCGACGGCCCACCGGTGATCATCGTGACCGGGCGCGGCGAGGAGACCGACCGGGTGCTCGGTCTGGAGCTGGGCGCCGACGACTACGTGGTCAAACCGTTCTCCCAACGGGAACTGGCCGCCCGGATACGGGCGGTGCTGCGCCGGGCGGCGCCGCGGCAGGACCGGCCGAGCGCGGAGAGACCGCCGGTCCTCACCCTGGGCGATCTCGTCGTCGACACCGGCGCCCGGCAGGTGCGCAGCGTGGGCGGCCCGATCGCCTTCACGCCGCGCGAGTACGCGCTGCTGGAGTTCCTCGCGGCCTCCCCGGGCCAGACCTTCTCCCCCGGGCAGCTGCTGGACCACCTGTGGCAGGGCGCCGACTGGCAGGACCCGGCCACCGTCACCGAACACATCTACCGCGTACGGCGCAAGCTCCTCGCCGCCGGTGTCGGGGCGCCGCACATCACGACCGTGCGCGGGTTCGGCTACCGGCTGGACGTGGCGTCCGAACCGTATCCCCGGCACCCCCGCACCGAGCACGAGGTGAACCGCCATGACCCCAGGGGCGGGCCAGGACGGCAACGGCAGCCGTAG
- a CDS encoding GAF and ANTAR domain-containing protein, whose protein sequence is MPEPIGDAPGGRERALAWALLNLIQVRPGTTPDTLVQRLIAHCLDLLPADAVGVMLTDPQVMTDEASRVPDGTAVHVAASSHEELRRLEAYEIHTARGPCIEALRSVRPRHVADFTDSRVPWPGLALRATAVGYRAMWAEPLSQQKHVVGVINLYRRTPGTPRPRHRAYSRSLARAAATGLLLQRALSHYPPRTDLPRQALAARVLIEQAKGILARRLMLSPDAAFEVLRTHAHANGMSLHDLARAVVDDPAGTWPPPGR, encoded by the coding sequence ATGCCCGAACCCATCGGCGACGCACCGGGAGGGCGGGAACGCGCCCTCGCATGGGCGCTGCTGAACCTGATCCAGGTGCGCCCCGGCACCACGCCCGACACACTCGTCCAGCGCCTGATCGCGCACTGTCTCGATCTGCTGCCCGCCGATGCCGTGGGTGTCATGCTCACCGACCCGCAGGTGATGACGGACGAGGCGTCCCGCGTGCCCGATGGTACCGCCGTGCACGTGGCCGCCAGCTCCCACGAAGAGCTCCGCCGGCTGGAAGCGTACGAGATCCACACCGCGCGGGGACCGTGCATCGAGGCGCTGCGCTCCGTCCGCCCGCGCCACGTCGCGGACTTCACCGACAGCCGCGTCCCCTGGCCCGGACTCGCCCTGCGGGCCACGGCGGTCGGTTACCGGGCCATGTGGGCCGAGCCGCTGTCCCAGCAGAAGCACGTCGTCGGTGTCATCAACCTCTACCGCCGCACCCCCGGAACGCCGCGCCCGCGCCACCGGGCGTACTCCCGGTCCCTGGCCAGGGCAGCCGCCACCGGCCTGCTGCTGCAACGGGCCCTCAGCCACTACCCGCCGCGGACCGATCTGCCCCGGCAGGCCCTCGCCGCCCGCGTCCTGATCGAACAGGCCAAGGGCATCCTCGCCCGGCGCCTCATGCTCTCCCCGGACGCCGCCTTCGAAGTGCTGCGCACCCATGCGCACGCGAACGGGATGAGCCTGCACGACCTCGCCCGCGCCGTCGTCGACGACCCCGCCGGTACCTGGCCGCCTCCGGGCCGGTGA
- a CDS encoding DUF5995 family protein, which produces MTTMQPTGATEGVARIVARMRTLDATLPPRDGVAVFNRVYLQVTEEVGRQIGAGGFRDAGAAAELDVRFALRYLGAVDAVTAGLRPPACWRPLFQLRCHPGVKPLQFALAGINAHIGHDLALALVDTCGALECEPAALEADFDRVGRVLTGLEERVRERLMPGPDLLDIADPLTHLAGSWSLEAARDGAWAAARVLWGLRGLPEVGEEFAERLDAGVGLVGQMLLTPLKG; this is translated from the coding sequence ATGACGACGATGCAGCCGACGGGTGCGACGGAGGGCGTGGCGCGGATCGTGGCGCGGATGCGCACGCTGGACGCGACACTGCCGCCGCGCGACGGCGTCGCGGTGTTCAACCGGGTGTACCTCCAGGTCACCGAGGAGGTCGGACGGCAGATCGGGGCGGGTGGCTTCCGGGACGCGGGCGCGGCCGCCGAGCTGGACGTGCGGTTCGCGCTGCGGTACCTCGGCGCGGTGGACGCCGTCACGGCAGGGCTGCGGCCGCCGGCCTGCTGGCGCCCGCTGTTCCAGCTGCGCTGCCACCCCGGCGTCAAGCCGCTGCAGTTCGCGCTGGCCGGGATCAACGCCCACATCGGCCACGACCTGGCGCTCGCGCTGGTGGACACCTGTGGCGCGCTGGAGTGCGAACCGGCCGCGCTGGAGGCCGACTTCGACCGGGTGGGGCGGGTACTGACCGGCCTGGAGGAGCGAGTGCGGGAGCGGCTGATGCCGGGCCCCGACCTGCTCGACATCGCCGACCCGCTGACCCACCTGGCCGGTTCGTGGAGCCTGGAGGCGGCCCGGGACGGCGCATGGGCGGCGGCCCGGGTGCTGTGGGGCCTGCGCGGGCTGCCGGAGGTGGGGGAGGAGTTCGCCGAGCGCCTGGACGCGGGGGTCGGCCTGGTCGGCCAGATGCTGCTGACCCCGCTGAAAGGCTGA
- a CDS encoding acyl-CoA thioesterase, with the protein MSDAAPSTAETLPYGELVPVTVHFDDLDALGMLHNSRFPLLVERAWGEYWHGHGFGFTGDWATAGDMANVIKEMRVSYEAPITRPGTFAVHLWVERLGRSSLTYGFRVCSQDGATTYAQGHRILVRVDAQTLRPTPWTDEARAIARKLARPEALPDAS; encoded by the coding sequence GTGAGCGACGCCGCCCCGTCCACCGCCGAGACCCTCCCGTACGGCGAGCTGGTCCCCGTGACGGTCCACTTCGACGACCTCGACGCGCTCGGCATGCTCCACAACTCGCGCTTCCCGCTGCTCGTCGAGCGTGCCTGGGGCGAGTACTGGCACGGCCACGGCTTCGGCTTCACGGGCGACTGGGCGACCGCGGGCGACATGGCCAACGTCATCAAGGAGATGCGCGTCTCCTACGAGGCGCCGATCACCCGCCCCGGGACCTTCGCCGTTCACCTCTGGGTCGAGCGCCTGGGCCGGAGCAGCCTCACCTACGGCTTCCGGGTCTGCTCGCAGGACGGCGCGACCACGTATGCGCAGGGGCACCGCATCCTGGTCCGCGTCGACGCGCAGACCCTGCGCCCCACGCCCTGGACCGACGAGGCCCGCGCCATCGCCCGCAAGCTGGCCCGCCCGGAGGCGCTGCCCGACGCGAGCTGA
- a CDS encoding MFS transporter → MPANGGSDPAVPPRQLRRARWAVALVFLVHGSVTGNFATRVPWIQEHTGVSAGQLGLALAFPAIGASLAMPLAGRISHRFGTRTALRGLLALWTLSLILPALAPDLYTLCGALLVYGATAGMSDVAMNALGVEVEQRLDKPIMSGLHGMWSVGALLGSAAGTVAAHAGTDARLHLGLAAGVLTVLGAVCCQGVPDLRSAADEHPPPRFALPPKSALVIGAVGFCAVFAEGASLDWSAVYLRDVLGTSAGLAAGSTTAFACTMAVARLAGDHVVARFGAVRTVRAGGVLATAGGLLIVVARHPAMAVAGFALIGLGIAVVVPLAFAAAGRSGPAPSQAIAGVATITYTSGLIAPSAIGSIAQATSLTGSFVLVTALALGLVLGAGVLRVPERRASVSSATFDLKGS, encoded by the coding sequence ATGCCCGCCAACGGTGGTTCCGACCCGGCAGTCCCGCCCCGTCAACTGCGCCGCGCACGCTGGGCGGTGGCACTGGTCTTCCTCGTGCACGGCTCGGTGACGGGCAACTTCGCGACCCGCGTCCCCTGGATCCAGGAGCACACCGGGGTCAGCGCCGGGCAGCTCGGCCTCGCGCTCGCGTTCCCGGCGATCGGCGCGTCCCTGGCGATGCCGCTGGCCGGCCGGATCAGCCACCGCTTCGGCACCCGCACGGCGCTGCGCGGCCTTCTGGCCCTGTGGACGCTCTCCCTGATACTGCCCGCGCTCGCCCCGGACCTCTACACGCTCTGCGGCGCCCTGCTGGTCTACGGCGCCACCGCCGGGATGTCGGACGTGGCCATGAACGCCCTGGGCGTCGAGGTCGAGCAGCGCCTCGACAAGCCGATCATGTCGGGGCTGCACGGCATGTGGAGCGTGGGCGCGCTGCTGGGCTCGGCGGCGGGCACGGTCGCGGCGCACGCCGGGACCGACGCCCGGCTGCACCTCGGGCTCGCGGCGGGCGTGCTGACCGTCCTGGGCGCGGTCTGCTGCCAGGGCGTACCGGACCTGCGCAGCGCCGCGGACGAGCATCCGCCGCCGCGGTTCGCGCTGCCGCCGAAGTCCGCGCTGGTCATCGGTGCCGTCGGGTTCTGCGCGGTGTTCGCCGAGGGGGCCAGCCTGGACTGGTCGGCGGTGTACCTGCGGGACGTGCTGGGCACGTCGGCGGGGCTCGCGGCGGGCTCGACGACCGCGTTCGCCTGCACGATGGCGGTGGCCCGGCTGGCGGGCGACCACGTGGTGGCCCGCTTCGGTGCGGTACGTACGGTACGGGCGGGCGGCGTGCTGGCCACGGCGGGCGGACTGCTGATCGTGGTGGCGCGGCATCCGGCCATGGCGGTGGCGGGCTTCGCGCTGATCGGGCTGGGCATCGCGGTGGTGGTGCCGCTGGCGTTCGCCGCGGCGGGGCGCAGCGGCCCGGCGCCGAGCCAGGCCATCGCCGGCGTCGCGACGATCACGTACACCTCGGGCCTGATCGCGCCCTCCGCGATCGGCTCGATCGCCCAGGCCACCTCGCTGACCGGCTCCTTCGTCCTGGTCACGGCGCTGGCGCTGGGCCTGGTGCTGGGCGCGGGCGTCCTCCGCGTACCGGAGCGCCGGGCCTCGGTCAGCTCGGCGACGTTCGACCTGAAGGGCTCGTGA